The Helianthus annuus cultivar XRQ/B chromosome 16, HanXRQr2.0-SUNRISE, whole genome shotgun sequence genome includes a window with the following:
- the LOC110919362 gene encoding uncharacterized protein LOC110919362: MTPSKYETLTEIINTAREREIELKKQIKRGERRAQVVNLSPMIKARTTESLKKQEGKSGSPSCKVCGKRHKGECRFKDKPCPICGKTGHTAALCPGKVSVCYKCYQPGHKKSECPELIGKKDGKDTHTETPKAKARSLQLTAAESKKEPDVVSSIFAINLIPAYVLFDTEVEIGDNKSFIVCDVCQDCKINIDDEEYSINLIPMSMGEFQVVVGVDWLSRHHAEVVCFGKEIKLTSPSGKHVTVYGEKGGNPVMCTMLKAHKLMRRGCRAFMIYANKPDEETPKIEYVLMVREYADVFPEDLLGIPPEQEVEFGIELIPGAKPVAKAPYRLAPSELQELMSQI; the protein is encoded by the exons ATGACTCCCTCCAAATATGAGACCCTCACTGAAATTATTAACACTGCTCGAGAAAGGGAGATAGAGCTAAAGAAACAGATTAAAAGGGGTGAGAGAAGGGCTCAGGTGGTTAATCTAAGCCCTATGATAAAGGCACGTACGACTGAGTCGTTAAAGAAGCAAGAAGGAAAAAGCGGTTCGCCTAGTTGTAAAGTATGCGGGAAAAGGCACAAGGGTGAGTGCCGGTTTAAGGACAAACCGTGTCCTATTTGTGGGAAAACAGGGCACACGGCTGCGTTGTGCCCGGGGAAGGTGTCGGTGTGTTACAAATGTTATCAGCCGGGTCACAAGAAGTCTGAGTGCCCGGAGTTGATCGGAAAGAAAGATGGCAAGGATACACATACTGAGACACCAAAAGCAAAAGCTAGATCCTTGCAGTTAACAGCAGCGGAGTCGAAAAAGGAACCCGATGTGGTTTCAAGTATATTTGCTATAAATTTAATTCCCGcatatgtgttatttgatacag AGGTGGAAATAGGTGacaacaaaagtttcattgtgtGTGATGTATGCCAAGATTGTAAGATAAATATTGATGATGAAGAGTACTCAATAAACTTGATCCCGATGtcaatgggagaatttcaagtagtgGTCGGGgtggattggttatctcgacaTCATGCGGAAGTGGTATGTTTCGGCAAGGAGATAAAATTGACATCTCCAAGTGGAAAACACGTTACCGTTTATGGCGAAAAAGGGGGTAATCCTGTTATGTGCACGATGCTAAAGGCTCACAAACTCATGAGGCGTGGGTGTAGAGCATTCATGATATATGCAAACAAACCGGATGAAGAAACGCCAAAGATTGAATATGTACTGATGGTACGTGAATACGCCGATGTATTTCCGGAGGATTTACTGGGAATACCGCCAGAAcaggaggtagagttcggaatcgaattgattccgggcgcgaaacctgTGGCCAAGGCACCGTATCGGCTCGCGCCATCAGAATTGCAAGAATTGATGTCCCAAATTTAA